The Mytilus trossulus isolate FHL-02 chromosome 3, PNRI_Mtr1.1.1.hap1, whole genome shotgun sequence genome contains a region encoding:
- the LOC134710214 gene encoding DNA-directed RNA polymerase III subunit RPC6-like — translation MASAVAVKEEPAETLDFENRIIELCQEQPDGITDAIIMKDLPLCTPQQRVTCINKLLSTGKIDLLRSGNKLIYKLKDADSASQAKGGDHQEKVVYQIIKEANNKGIWIRDIRYKSNLLLTQVNKILKNLESKKLIKAVKSVAASKKKVYMLYDLEPAQSVTGGAWYSDQDFESEFVEVLNQQCFKFLEQKAAIARDTKNDPMAQRNASFTPLQDIWKFISELGISKVQLTKEDIETILNTLIFDGKLECTIVASAGGSGDAGRSKLYRAINPLVETTGLMRMPCGSCPVFDKCYEGGAVSPTTCIYMKEWLDS, via the exons ATGGCTTCAGCTGTGGCTGTAAAGGAAGAACCGGCTGAAACTTTGGATTTTGAAAACAG gaTTATAGAATTATGTCAAGAACAGCCAGATGGAATCACTGATGCTATAATTATGAAAGATTTACCATTATGTACTCCACAACAGCGTGTTACTTGTATAAATAAACTATTGTCTACA GGTAAAATAGATTTACTGAGAAGTGGGAACAAATTGATCTACAAACTGAAAGATGCTGATTCTGCAAG CCAAGCTAAAGGAGGAGATCACCAAGAGAAAGTAGTATATCAAATCATTAAAGAAGCTAACAATAAAG GGATCTGGATAAGAGATATAAGATATAAATCCAACTTATTACTGACTCAAGTCAACAAGATATTGAAGAATTTGGAaagtaaaaaattaataaaagcagTTAAATCTGTAGCG GCATCGAAGAAGAAGGTGTACATGTTATATGACTTAGAACCAGCCCAGTCTGTCACTGGAGGAGCTTGGTATAGTGATCAAGATTTTGAATCAGAATTTGTAGAAGTATTGAATCAACAATGCTTTAAATTTTTAGAGcaaaag GCAGCCATTGCACGAGACACCAAAAATGATCCAATGGCTCAAAGAAATGCTTCATTTACTCCTTTACAAGATATTTGGAAGTTTATATCAGAGTTAGGGATAAGTAAG GTTCAGTTAACCAAAGAGGACATAGAAACAATTCTGAATACCCTGATATTTGATGGGAAACTGGAATGTACCATTGTTGCCTCAGCAGGTGGTTCAGGGGATGCTGGGAGATCTAAGCTGTACAGAGCTATAAATCCATTGGTGGAGACTACAGGACTTATGAGAATGCCATGTGGTTCATGTCCT gtGTTTGACAAATGTTATGAAGGAGGAGCTGTGTCcccaactacatgtatttatatgaaagaaTGGCTGGATAGTTGA
- the LOC134710216 gene encoding solute carrier family 25 member 45-like — MADGIFHDFFGGLISGSAGVLVGHPFDTVKVQLQVQAKGNSYKNVWDCIDTIKKQSWSKGFFRGLSWPMLSAGVINSVFFGSYNQILKVMGTSADKQHDHPDYLKIVIASGMAGVFQLIIACPIEVIKVVLQSQIPHGNNKGLKFYKGPVEGVVDIVKHRGFSGMFRGLSSQLPRDVIASSIYFTVFEFTSYEGNKHLKTVPHPVINFMAGGLAGVVSWATIVPFDVLKSRMQADVNKKLYNNLMDCVAKTYQEGGIKIFYRGIGVICLRGFPVNAVTLMVYAEYMKLFDAKFLP, encoded by the exons ATGGCAGATGGTATCTTCCATGATTTCTTTGGTGGATTAATTTCTG GGTCTGCAGGAGTATTAGTTGGGCATCCATTTGATACAGTTAAG gtccagctgCAAGTTCAAGCTAAAGGCAATAGTTACAAGAATGTTTGGGATTGTATTGATACTATTAAGAAACAATCATGG TCAAAGGGCTTTTTCAGAGGTCTGTCCTGGCCTATGTTATCAGCAGGAGTTATAAACTCTGTATTTTTTGGATCATACAACCAGATACTGAAGGTCATGGGTACCAGTGCAGACAAACAACATGACCATCCAGATTATCTAAAAATAGTTATTGCCAGTGGAATGGCAGGGGTTTTCCAGCTAATAATAGCTTGTCCTATTGAGGTCATTAAAGTTGTCTTGCAGTCGCAGATACCACATGGCAACAACAAAG gTCTAAAATTCTACAAAGGACCAGTGGAAGGTGTGGTTGACATAGTAAAACACAGAGGATTTTCAGGAATGTTTCGAGGACTGTCATCACAGTTACCGAGAGATGTTATTGCTAGCTCCATATATTTTACAGTGTTTGAATTCACATCTTATGAaggaaacaaacatttaaagaCTGTTCCTCATCCAGTTATTAACTTCATGGCAGGAGGGTTGGCTGGTGTTGTGAGCTGGGCGACCATTGTACCTTTTGATGTACTAAAAAGTCGGATGCAAGCAGACGTCAATAAAAAACTGTACAATAATTTAATGGATTGTGTTGCTAAAACTTATCAGGAAGGTGGTATTAAGATATTTTACCGTGGAATAGGTGTGATATGTTTACGTGGATTTCCTGTCAATGCTGTTACCTTGATGGTATATGCTGAAtacatgaaattatttgatgCTAAATTTTTGCcataa